The following proteins come from a genomic window of Candidatus Bathyarchaeota archaeon:
- a CDS encoding endonuclease III encodes MFSNELEEVNAMAKNRAKEILRILRNNFTLPSWTRSSRNLFQTLIRTVLSQATADKNTHRAFRNLSTRFPITPKALAKVDVREIEKAIRVAGLYKNKSKVIKNLSRIILEDFDGSMDFIYSMSFEEAREILLHIPGVGPKTADVVLLFCTDKPTIPVDTHVNRVSKRLGLVPPNASYETTRQALQSLYKPKDYLPVHLLLISLGRKYCRARNPLCNPCPLNELCPTKQMKN; translated from the coding sequence ATGTTTTCAAACGAACTGGAAGAAGTCAACGCAATGGCGAAAAACAGAGCAAAAGAGATATTGCGAATACTTCGAAACAATTTCACTCTTCCATCATGGACCAGATCAAGCAGAAACCTCTTTCAAACGTTAATTAGAACGGTGCTTTCTCAAGCCACCGCTGACAAAAATACCCACAGAGCGTTCAGAAATCTCTCAACAAGGTTTCCCATCACTCCGAAAGCTTTGGCAAAGGTAGACGTCAGAGAGATCGAGAAGGCCATAAGGGTCGCAGGGTTGTATAAGAACAAATCTAAAGTCATAAAAAATCTTTCCCGCATAATTCTTGAAGACTTTGACGGCTCCATGGATTTTATCTATTCTATGTCATTTGAAGAGGCGCGAGAAATACTTTTACACATTCCTGGAGTAGGGCCGAAAACCGCTGATGTCGTCCTCCTCTTTTGCACCGATAAGCCAACCATTCCTGTAGACACTCATGTGAACCGAGTTTCAAAAAGACTAGGGTTAGTTCCGCCAAACGCTAGCTACGAGACGACACGACAAGCTCTTCAATCTCTTTACAAGCCTAAAGACTATCTTCCAGTTCATCTATTGCTCATTTCGCTCGGACGAAAATATTGCAGAGCGAGAAACCCATTGTGCAACCCTTGCCCTCTCAACGAACTCTGTCCAACCAAACAGATGAAAAATTAA
- a CDS encoding CDP-2,3-bis-(O-geranylgeranyl)-sn-glycerol synthase has product MPITIIIDIINALYFIFPAYCANAAPVIFGGGAPIDAGKKFLDGKPILGSHKTFRGFFVGLAVGTFVGLVQHIFLQSNDFLKEALQFQFNISLGFMLSLGALVGDLIESFFKRRLGLHPGSSLPIADQLDFVVVALLFSLPVSPPPLLIVLLIIVITPPIHLLTNFLGNFLRKKKALPIS; this is encoded by the coding sequence ATGCCAATAACTATAATCATTGACATCATTAATGCCTTGTACTTCATATTTCCAGCTTACTGCGCCAACGCGGCACCCGTGATTTTTGGGGGGGGTGCACCCATCGATGCTGGCAAAAAATTCTTAGACGGAAAACCGATACTGGGCTCGCATAAAACCTTTCGAGGATTTTTTGTTGGATTGGCTGTTGGAACCTTTGTGGGTCTCGTTCAGCATATCTTCCTTCAATCTAACGATTTTCTCAAAGAAGCACTTCAATTTCAATTCAACATATCGCTTGGATTCATGCTCTCGCTTGGAGCTTTGGTTGGCGATTTGATCGAATCTTTCTTCAAACGACGACTGGGGCTTCATCCTGGGTCCTCACTCCCCATAGCAGACCAGCTCGACTTTGTAGTAGTGGCACTCCTTTTTTCTCTGCCAGTTTCGCCGCCTCCCTTGCTTATAGTTCTGCTAATTATCGTGATAACGCCTCCTATTCACCTTTTAACCAATTTCTTAGGAAATTTTCTACGAAAAAAGAAAGCTCTTCCAATTAGTTAG